One Arvicanthis niloticus isolate mArvNil1 chromosome 3, mArvNil1.pat.X, whole genome shotgun sequence DNA segment encodes these proteins:
- the Nop9 gene encoding nucleolar protein 9 isoform X2, whose protein sequence is MGLGPRSAHKARRQFSGTGRRGRAARGSGRPPPGRDACSRLPAAARAEQAPEALPHLSPEALGYFRRALSALKVTPDAAEERELMARNILKEVEAQALALATNRTGSEMLQQLLGFSPLKPLCRVWVALRPNLRFVACHRCGVHVLQSALLQLPRLLRSPAEPAEEEEEEDGPSQTLEELVLGLAAEVCDDFLFFCGDTHGSFVVRTLLQVLGGILLESERVKPRGSQSSETQRTSARECKPTHFEVPKTFLNRLQDLSACFLKDIAVFITDKISSFCLQVALQVLHHKLPQYCAHLCDAVIDYLSSRNSSADGSPLLLFLRDQTSSRLLEQVLLVLEAERLQRLFKDHFQGQLCSLAEHPIANFPLQRLLDAVTSPELAFHCAEPPSRQVACVPLFASLLAYEVYYELMEEEGAVPAEHQEEMATSRALREVTVLGSLLLQHLLHFSNPGLVLRSLSALTGPQLLTLAQSPAGSHVFDAILTSPSVTHKQRRRVLKTLKGQYVALACSRHGSRVLDAIWSGAALGARKEIAAELGEKNQELIQDPFGHHVARNVALTTFLKRREAWEQQQSTVAKRRRVLNSILED, encoded by the exons ATGGGGTTGGGCCCGCGTTCTGCTCACAAAGCGCGGCGCCAGTTCTCAGGTACCGGCCGGCGGGGACGCGCGGCCCGGGGTTCGGGGCGTCCCCCTCCCGGCCGCGATGCTTGTTCCCGGCTGCCGGCGGCCGCGCGTGCGGAGCAGGCCCCCGAGGCTCTCCCGCACCTGAGCCCGGAGGCGCTCGGATATTTCCGACGGGCGCTGTCAGCGCTGAAAGTGACTCCGGACGCCGCCGAAGAACGAG agttgATGGCGCGCAATATTTTGAAGGAAGTGGAGGCTCAGGCTCTAGCCTTGGCCACGAACCGGACTGGTAGTGAAATGCTGCAGCAGCTTTTGGGGTTCAGTCCTTTGAAACCCTTGTGTCGAGTGTGGGTCGCTCTGCGCCCCAACTTGCGTTTCGTGGCCTGTCATCGGTGTGGGGTCCACGTATTACAAAGTGCTCTGCTGCAGCTACCTCGATTGCTGAGGAGTCCTGCAGAGccagctgaggaggaggaggaagaagatggtcCTTCACAGACTCTGGAGGAGCTAGTCCTGGGACTAGCCGCTGAAGTGtgtgatgattttcttttcttctgtggagACACCCATGGCAGCTTCGTGGTCAGAACTCTGCTGCAAGTGTTGGGAGGTATTCTTCTGGAGTCTGAGAGAGTCAAGCCCCGTGGTTCCCAGTCATCTG AAACACAGAGGACCTCAGCTCGGGAATGTAAACCAACTCATTTTGAGGTTCCTAAAACCTTCTTGAATCGCCTTCAAGACCTGAGCGCCTGCTTTCTGAAGGACATTGCTG TATTTATCACCGATAAGATCTCCAGCTTTTGTCTTCAAGTGGCCTTACAAGTCCTCCATCACAAGTTACCTCAGTACTGTGCCCACCTCTGCGATGCAGTCATTGATTACCTGAGTTCTCGAAATTCTTCAGCAGATGGCAG CCCTCTACTCCTGTTTCTTCGGGATCAGACAAGCTCTAGACTCTTGGAGCAGGTGCTGCTGGTGTTAGAAGCAGAGAGGCTGCAACGCCTCTTTAAGGACCACTTCCAGGGTCAGCTGTGCTCCTTGGCTGAGCATCCCATTGCTAACTTCCCTTTGCAGCGCTTACTGGATGCAGTCACTTCCCCTGAGCTG GCATTTCATTGTGCAGAGCCCCCATCCCGACAAGTAGCCTGTGTGcctctctttgcttctttgttgGCTTATGAGGTATACTATGAACTAATGGAGGAGGAAGGGGCGGTGCCTGCAGAACATCAG GAAGAAATGGCCACAAGCAGAGCTCTGAGGGAGGTGACAGTCCTTGGGTCTCTACTGCTTCAGCATTTGCTGCATTTTTCCAACCCTGGACTTGTACTTCGAAGTCTGAGCGCCTTGACCGGACCACAGCTTCTGACTCTGGCCCAAAGTCCTGCTGGCTCTCATGTATTTGATGCCATCCTGACTAGCCCCTCTGTGACACACAAGCAGCGTCGTCGTGTGCTGAAGACCCTAAAG GGACAGTATGTGGCTCTTGCCTGTAGCCGCCATGGCAGCCGTGTATTAGATGCCATCTGGAGTGGAGCAGCTCTGGGGGCTCGGAAGGAGATTGCTGCCGAATTGG GAGAGAAGAACCAGGAGCTGATTCAAGATCCTTTTGGCCACCATGTGGCTCGAAATGTGGCCTTGACTACCTTCCTGAAGAGGCGAGAGGCTTGGGAACAGCAGCAAAGCACTGTGGCCAAGCGGAGGCGGGTATTGAACTCTATACTTGAAGACTGA
- the Nop9 gene encoding nucleolar protein 9 isoform X1 yields the protein MGLGPRSAHKARRQFSGTGRRGRAARGSGRPPPGRDACSRLPAAARAEQAPEALPHLSPEALGYFRRALSALKVTPDAAEERELMARNILKEVEAQALALATNRTGSEMLQQLLGFSPLKPLCRVWVALRPNLRFVACHRCGVHVLQSALLQLPRLLRSPAEPAEEEEEEDGPSQTLEELVLGLAAEVCDDFLFFCGDTHGSFVVRTLLQVLGGILLESERVKPRGSQSSETQRTSARECKPTHFEVPKTFLNRLQDLSACFLKDIAVFITDKISSFCLQVALQVLHHKLPQYCAHLCDAVIDYLSSRNSSADGSPLLLFLRDQTSSRLLEQVLLVLEAERLQRLFKDHFQGQLCSLAEHPIANFPLQRLLDAVTSPELLSLVFEELSPALEAVLARGHPGVVVALVEACRRVGTHQAQVLKLLFEAFHCAEPPSRQVACVPLFASLLAYEVYYELMEEEGAVPAEHQEEMATSRALREVTVLGSLLLQHLLHFSNPGLVLRSLSALTGPQLLTLAQSPAGSHVFDAILTSPSVTHKQRRRVLKTLKGQYVALACSRHGSRVLDAIWSGAALGARKEIAAELGEKNQELIQDPFGHHVARNVALTTFLKRREAWEQQQSTVAKRRRVLNSILED from the exons ATGGGGTTGGGCCCGCGTTCTGCTCACAAAGCGCGGCGCCAGTTCTCAGGTACCGGCCGGCGGGGACGCGCGGCCCGGGGTTCGGGGCGTCCCCCTCCCGGCCGCGATGCTTGTTCCCGGCTGCCGGCGGCCGCGCGTGCGGAGCAGGCCCCCGAGGCTCTCCCGCACCTGAGCCCGGAGGCGCTCGGATATTTCCGACGGGCGCTGTCAGCGCTGAAAGTGACTCCGGACGCCGCCGAAGAACGAG agttgATGGCGCGCAATATTTTGAAGGAAGTGGAGGCTCAGGCTCTAGCCTTGGCCACGAACCGGACTGGTAGTGAAATGCTGCAGCAGCTTTTGGGGTTCAGTCCTTTGAAACCCTTGTGTCGAGTGTGGGTCGCTCTGCGCCCCAACTTGCGTTTCGTGGCCTGTCATCGGTGTGGGGTCCACGTATTACAAAGTGCTCTGCTGCAGCTACCTCGATTGCTGAGGAGTCCTGCAGAGccagctgaggaggaggaggaagaagatggtcCTTCACAGACTCTGGAGGAGCTAGTCCTGGGACTAGCCGCTGAAGTGtgtgatgattttcttttcttctgtggagACACCCATGGCAGCTTCGTGGTCAGAACTCTGCTGCAAGTGTTGGGAGGTATTCTTCTGGAGTCTGAGAGAGTCAAGCCCCGTGGTTCCCAGTCATCTG AAACACAGAGGACCTCAGCTCGGGAATGTAAACCAACTCATTTTGAGGTTCCTAAAACCTTCTTGAATCGCCTTCAAGACCTGAGCGCCTGCTTTCTGAAGGACATTGCTG TATTTATCACCGATAAGATCTCCAGCTTTTGTCTTCAAGTGGCCTTACAAGTCCTCCATCACAAGTTACCTCAGTACTGTGCCCACCTCTGCGATGCAGTCATTGATTACCTGAGTTCTCGAAATTCTTCAGCAGATGGCAG CCCTCTACTCCTGTTTCTTCGGGATCAGACAAGCTCTAGACTCTTGGAGCAGGTGCTGCTGGTGTTAGAAGCAGAGAGGCTGCAACGCCTCTTTAAGGACCACTTCCAGGGTCAGCTGTGCTCCTTGGCTGAGCATCCCATTGCTAACTTCCCTTTGCAGCGCTTACTGGATGCAGTCACTTCCCCTGAGCTG CTGTCCCTTGTGTTTGAGGAGCTGAGCCCTGCCTTGGAAGCAGTGCTGGCCCGGGGCCACCCAGGGGTAGTTGTAGCTCTGGTGGAAGCCTGCCGCAGGGTTGGGACTCACCAAGCCCAGGTCTTGAAGCTGCTGTTTGAG GCATTTCATTGTGCAGAGCCCCCATCCCGACAAGTAGCCTGTGTGcctctctttgcttctttgttgGCTTATGAGGTATACTATGAACTAATGGAGGAGGAAGGGGCGGTGCCTGCAGAACATCAG GAAGAAATGGCCACAAGCAGAGCTCTGAGGGAGGTGACAGTCCTTGGGTCTCTACTGCTTCAGCATTTGCTGCATTTTTCCAACCCTGGACTTGTACTTCGAAGTCTGAGCGCCTTGACCGGACCACAGCTTCTGACTCTGGCCCAAAGTCCTGCTGGCTCTCATGTATTTGATGCCATCCTGACTAGCCCCTCTGTGACACACAAGCAGCGTCGTCGTGTGCTGAAGACCCTAAAG GGACAGTATGTGGCTCTTGCCTGTAGCCGCCATGGCAGCCGTGTATTAGATGCCATCTGGAGTGGAGCAGCTCTGGGGGCTCGGAAGGAGATTGCTGCCGAATTGG GAGAGAAGAACCAGGAGCTGATTCAAGATCCTTTTGGCCACCATGTGGCTCGAAATGTGGCCTTGACTACCTTCCTGAAGAGGCGAGAGGCTTGGGAACAGCAGCAAAGCACTGTGGCCAAGCGGAGGCGGGTATTGAACTCTATACTTGAAGACTGA
- the Cideb gene encoding lipid transferase CIDEB: MEYLSAFNPNGLLRSVSTMSSELSRRVWNSAPPPQRPFRVCDHKRTVRKGVTAATRQELLDKVLETLLLSGVLTLVLEEDGTAVDSEDFFQLLEDDTCLMVLQQGQSWSPKSGMLSYGLGREKPKHSKDIARITFDVYKQNPRDLFGSLNVKATFYGLYSMSCDFQGVGPKKVLRELLRWTSSLLQGLGHILLGISSTLRHVVEGADGWQWHRQRHLHS; this comes from the exons ATGGAGTACCTGTCAGCCTTCAACCCCAATGGCCTGCTAAG GTCAGTATCCACTATGAGCTCTGAGTTAAGCCGTAGGGTCTGGAACTCAGCTCCTCCACCTCAGCGACCCTTCCGTGTCTGTGATCACAAGCGGACAGTCCGGAAAGGAGTGACAGCTGCCACCCGCCAGGAACTGCTAGATAAG GTACTGGAGACCTTGCTGCTAAGTGGAGTGCTAACACTAGTCCTGGAGGAGGATGGGactgctgtggacagtgaggacttCTTCCAGCTGCTGGAGGATGACACGTGCTTGATGGTGCTACAGCAGGGCCAGAGCTGGAGCCCCAAG AGTGGGATGTTGTCATACGGCCTAGGACGGGAGAAGCCAAAACACAGCAAGGACATCGCCCGCATCACCTTCGATGTGTACAAGCAAAATCCTCGAGACCTCTTCGGCAGCCTCAACGTGAAAGCTACATTCTACGGGCTCTACTCCATGAGCTGTGATTTTCAAGGAGTTGGCCCTAAAAAAGTACTCAG GGAGCTCCTTCGCTGGACTTCCTCACTGCTGCAAGGCCTGGGCCACATACTGCTGGGGATCTCATCGACCCTTCGCCATGTGGTGGAGGGGGCTGACGGATGGCAGTGGCACCGGCAGCGTCACCTCCATTCATGA
- the Ltb4r2 gene encoding leukotriene B4 receptor 2, whose translation MSVCYRPPGNETLLSWKGSRATGTAFLLLAALLGLPGNGFVVWSLAGWRPTAGRPLAATLVLHLALADGAVLLLTPLFVAFLSRQAWPLGQVGCKAVYYVCALSMYASVLLTSLLSLQRCLAVTRPFLAPRLRSPTLARRLLLGVWLAALVLAVPAAVYRHLWGDRVCQLCHPSAVHAAAHLSLETLTAFVLPFGTVLGCYGVTLARLRGARWGSGRQGTRVGRLVSAIVLAFGLLWAPYHAVNLLQAVAALAPPEGPLARLGGAGQAARAGTTALAFFSSSVNPVLYVFTAGDLLPRAGPRFLTRLFEGSGEARGGSRSREGTMELRTTPRLKVMGQGRGNGDPGGGGRMEKDSQEW comes from the coding sequence ATGTCTGTCTGCTACCGTCCGCCTGGGAATGAGACGCTCCTGAGCTGGAAGGGCTCCCGGGCTACCGGCACTGCCTTTCTACTGCTGGCGGCGTTGCTGGGACTACCAGGCAATGGCTTCGTAGTGTGGAGCTTGGCAGGCTGGAGACCCACCGCCGGGCGACCACTGGCGGCTACACTTGTGCTGCACCTGGCGCTGGCCGACGGCGCGGTGCTGCTACTCACGCCGCTCTTTGTGGCCTTCCTGAGCCGACAAGCTTGGCCCCTGGGCCAGGTGGGCTGCAAGGCGGTGTACTACGTATGCGCACTCAGCATGTACGCCAGCGTGCTGCTCACCAGCCTGCTCAGCCTGCAGCGCTGCCTAGCCGTCACTCGGCCTTTCCTGGCTCCCCGACTGCGCAGCCCGACCCTGGCCCGCCGTTTGCTGTTGGGGGTCTGGCTGGCTGCCTTGGTGCTCGCCGTCCCGGCCGCGGTCTACCGCCACCTCTGGGGCGATCGCGTGTGTCAGCTGTGCCACCCATCGGCGGTGCACGCCGCTGCTCATCTGAGCCTGGAGACCCTGACTGCCTTCGTTCTGCCTTTTGGGACCGTGCTCGGCTGCTACGGCGTGACGCTGGCGCGGTTGCGGGGAGCGCGTTGGGGCTCGGGGCGACAAGGCACGCGGGTGGGTCGTCTGGTGAGCGCCATCGTACTGGCCTTTGGCTTGCTCTGGGCCCCCTACCACGCGGTCAATCTCCTACAGGCAGTGGCCGCGCTCGCTCCGCCGGAAGGACCCCTGGCCAGGCTCGGGGGAGCGGGCCAGGCGGCGCGTGCTGGAACTACAGCCTTGGCTTTCTTCAGTTCCAGCGTCAACCCAGTGCTCTATGTCTTCACTGCGGGGGATTTGCTGCCGCGGGCTGGGCCTCGGTTCCTTACTCGACTCTTCGAGGGCTCTGGGGAGGCCCGAGGGGGCAGCCGCTCTAGGGAGGGTACCATGGAGCTTCGAACTACTCCTAGGCTGAAAGTaatggggcagggcaggggaaACGGAGACCCTGGAGGCGGGGGCAGGATGGAGAAAGACAGTCAGGAATGGTAG
- the Dhrs1 gene encoding dehydrogenase/reductase SDR family member 1, with the protein MVASMKGQVCVVTGASRGIGRGIALQLCQAGATVYITGRYLDTLRATAQEAQSLGGRCVPVVCDSSQESEVKSLFEQVDREQQGRLDVLVNNAYAGVQAIMNTINKSFWEVPASIWDDINNVGLRGHYLCSVYGARLMVPAGKGLIVIVSSPGGLQHMFNVPYGVGKAACDRLAADCAHELRRHGVSYVSLWPGLVQTELVKEFMAKEEQSNHPLFKKMKPNFSSAESTEMSGKCVVALATDPNILSLSGKVLPSCDLARRYGLKDVDGRPVQDYFSLGYALSHVSSLGWLNSFLPGFLRVPKWIVTLYTSKF; encoded by the exons ATGGTAGCGTCTATGAAGGGCCAAGTGTGTGTGGTAACTGGGGCCTCCAGGGGTATTGGCCGTGGCATTGCCTTACAGCTATGCCAAGCAGGTGCCACAGTTTACATTACCGGTCGCTATCTGGACACCCTTAGAGCTACTGCCCAGGAG GCACAGTCCCTCGGGGGCCGGTGTGTACCAGTGGTGTGTGATTCAAGCCAGGAGAGTGAAGTAAAAAGCCTGTTTGAGCAAGTAGATCGGGAACAGCAAGGGCGGCTAGATGTCCTTGTCAATAATGCCTATGCTGGTGTCCAG GCAATCATGAACACCATCAACAAGTCATTCTGGGAAGTACCTGCCTCCATTTGGGATGATATAAACAATGTTGGACTCAG AGGCCACTACTTGTGCTCTGTGTATGGGGCACGGCTGATGGTGCCAGCCGGCAAAGGACTCATCGTGATTGTCTCCTCCCCCGGGGGCCTGCAGCATATGTTCAATGTCCCTTATGGTGTGGGCAAAGCTGCG tGTGACAGACTGGCTGCTGACTGTGCCCATGAGCTACGGCGACATGGAGTCAGCTACGTATCTCTGTGGCCAGGGCTGGTGCAAACAGAACTGGTGAAGGAGTTTATGGCAAAAGAGGAGCAGTCTAATCACCCTCTGTTTAAGAAG ATGAAACCAAATTTCTCATCGGCCGAAAGTACAGAAATGAGTGGCAAGTGTGTGGTGGCCTTGGCAACAG ACCCCAATATCCTGAGCTTGAGTGGGAAGGTGCTGCCATCCTGTGACCTTGCTCGGCGCTATGGCCTTAAGGATGTTGACG GCCGCCCTGTCCAAGACTATTTTTCTTTGGGCTATGCCCTGTCACATGTCTCCAGCCTGGGATGGCTGAACTCCTTCTTGCCTGGCTTCCTCCGTGTACCCAAGTGGATCGTCACCCTCTACACCAGCAAATTTTAG